A stretch of the Thermodesulfobacteriota bacterium genome encodes the following:
- a CDS encoding universal stress protein, with product MFKFNKILVANDGSEGAKKALKVAVEIAKRFDAELHSISVQEDLPHFAATVGEVVEAKYESNAYFDKVNQEAIELAAKEGVTIHTKVVAGHEVEKIVSYVKEGGFDLLVIGFMGHSRVFGRIWGSTSQTLTRLAPCTVMVVK from the coding sequence ATGTTTAAGTTTAATAAAATCCTTGTTGCAAATGATGGCTCGGAAGGTGCTAAAAAGGCCCTGAAGGTCGCGGTGGAAATTGCCAAACGCTTTGACGCAGAGCTTCATTCAATATCTGTACAGGAAGACCTGCCTCACTTTGCTGCAACAGTGGGAGAAGTTGTAGAAGCGAAGTACGAAAGCAATGCCTACTTTGACAAGGTAAATCAAGAAGCTATAGAATTGGCCGCGAAAGAAGGCGTCACCATCCATACAAAGGTCGTGGCGGGACATGAGGTAGAGAAAATAGTTAGTTATGTTAAAGAAGGGGGATTTGACCTTCTTGTAATAGGGTTTATGGGACATTCAAGGGTATTCGGAAGAATCTGGGGAAGCACATCACAGACTCTTACACGTCTTGCCCCATGTACGGTTATGGTGGTTAAATGA
- a CDS encoding cation:proton antiporter, translating into MDSTYVALIMGVLILVASFISVEAAISVAIIEIAMGVIGGNFLGLQSTPWIDFLAGFGGILLTFLAGAETDPQLMREKFKESFLIGGISFLAPFLFAFAYCYWVAGWSMKASQIAGAALSTTSLAVVYAVLVETGLTETRIGKIIMASCFVTDFGTALALSLLFAEGNPLILVFVFGSAVIIFLSSKVMYPILKRYGNRVIEPEIKFLFFLLFLLMYLGKIGASHAVLPVFILGLVLSNALRSNRDLQRKLRVIAFAMITPFFFIKGGMNVSLNEVYANFGILLVLFGLKMGAKVIGVYPLAKKYIPKSATYATLLMSTGLTFGTISSLYGLSAGFINISQFSVLVTVVILTAIVPTFIAQRWFQPDLSEELELSNRTVKELPALSLNDQEEGENV; encoded by the coding sequence ATGGACAGCACTTATGTTGCCTTAATTATGGGAGTTCTCATACTTGTTGCAAGCTTTATTTCTGTTGAAGCTGCCATATCGGTGGCGATCATTGAAATTGCGATGGGTGTTATAGGGGGAAATTTTCTCGGTCTTCAGTCTACGCCCTGGATCGATTTTCTCGCGGGTTTTGGAGGGATTCTTCTCACGTTCCTGGCCGGAGCAGAAACAGACCCACAGCTCATGAGAGAAAAATTCAAAGAGAGCTTTCTTATCGGCGGGATTTCATTCCTTGCACCGTTTCTTTTCGCTTTTGCATACTGCTACTGGGTAGCGGGGTGGAGTATGAAAGCTTCCCAGATTGCGGGGGCCGCTCTTTCTACTACATCGCTTGCAGTCGTTTATGCGGTTCTGGTCGAAACGGGGCTTACCGAAACAAGGATTGGGAAAATAATTATGGCATCCTGTTTTGTCACGGACTTTGGCACGGCCCTGGCGCTGAGTCTGCTCTTTGCCGAAGGAAACCCGCTTATTCTGGTGTTTGTTTTCGGCTCTGCCGTGATAATTTTCCTGTCGTCGAAGGTTATGTATCCGATTCTGAAGAGGTATGGGAACCGTGTGATTGAGCCTGAAATAAAGTTCTTATTCTTCCTTCTCTTTTTATTAATGTATCTTGGTAAAATCGGGGCAAGCCATGCGGTCCTTCCCGTGTTTATCCTGGGGCTTGTGCTTTCTAATGCACTTCGGTCGAATAGAGATCTTCAAAGAAAGCTGAGAGTAATTGCTTTTGCAATGATAACTCCATTTTTCTTCATAAAAGGTGGTATGAACGTTTCTCTTAATGAGGTGTATGCCAACTTTGGAATCCTTCTGGTGTTATTCGGACTTAAAATGGGGGCAAAGGTCATTGGAGTATATCCACTTGCAAAGAAATATATTCCAAAGAGCGCTACTTACGCTACGCTTCTTATGAGTACTGGACTTACCTTTGGCACTATTTCCTCCCTGTACGGACTCTCAGCAGGATTTATTAATATCAGTCAATTTTCGGTGCTGGTCACAGTCGTGATACTAACGGCTATAGTGCCCACATTTATTGCCCAACGCTGGTTCCAGCCTGACTTGAGTGAAGAATTAGAATTAAGTAACAGAACCGTTAAAGAGCTTCCGGCGCTCAGCCTGAATGATCAAGAGGAGGGAGAAAATGTTTAA